A DNA window from Bacteroidota bacterium contains the following coding sequences:
- a CDS encoding T9SS type A sorting domain-containing protein, which produces MIKKYAKYFALLYVILIMDYFRVDSIGNPFDQYMPQQFFQSKIVEVRLDIPNDTIIVDPFMSVVKLYVFTNDKDTIWGTQNPFADSLIHFSLNNTYLWSTGDITAYDDPSNRYDCYSSGNYFFDAPLNTLFFHASYIENAITIDTIITIPVHYAKPLVSVLSINDVAYDDQTLVVNSNTDVDFEINLNRTLDYQDPAGYDKIIALEARHNGEGAAPYTQVWNDPQGVRDFTVTIPLSSIAAELIPGYNIFEFRARGKCANSALNEFSEIITIKIFYLDFMWNEELSSPVCQDNTVYELTGIPEGGYFSGEGVIASTTLYNPSLATPGVHTITYHLLVEGAEYTVGKELELTALPDFQLTGDREVCLNEYDVSYIISPGPAGYDQITWDNIEGGRIQSLSGDHSQAIIHWHGQGSLSEMLRTGKITVKMEKDGCMTSKEFLIDIGNTKAPDTSFMMLYNHNLLLCSDTSANYFYWYQNGELLQTTQVPYCFLGESFAPAAGAQFYVMTAFELNDAACLTQSNIYLWPGDKNIGYTLNQSDLVVCPNPNDGNFTVIIPDMDKNEYFITVSDLTGKVITSMSLNPATGRKECMIHGNNWPAGIYLLRLEGYATSLYKKIVINK; this is translated from the coding sequence ATGATAAAAAAATATGCAAAATACTTTGCTCTACTGTATGTTATTTTAATCATGGATTATTTCCGTGTTGATAGTATCGGAAATCCATTTGATCAATACATGCCACAACAATTTTTTCAATCAAAAATAGTCGAAGTCAGATTGGACATACCAAATGATACTATCATCGTCGATCCCTTTATGTCTGTTGTGAAACTTTATGTCTTTACAAACGACAAAGACACTATTTGGGGAACCCAAAATCCTTTTGCGGATAGTTTAATTCATTTCTCATTGAACAATACATACTTATGGAGTACAGGTGACATTACTGCTTACGATGATCCTAGTAATCGCTATGATTGCTATTCCTCAGGAAATTATTTCTTTGACGCTCCTTTGAACACCCTTTTCTTTCATGCCTCCTATATTGAAAATGCTATAACAATTGACACCATCATTACTATTCCTGTTCATTATGCCAAACCGTTAGTAAGTGTATTGTCTATAAATGATGTTGCTTATGATGACCAGACGCTTGTTGTCAACTCAAATACTGACGTAGATTTTGAAATCAACCTTAACCGGACATTAGATTATCAAGATCCTGCCGGTTATGACAAGATCATCGCACTTGAAGCGCGTCACAACGGAGAAGGTGCAGCACCTTATACTCAGGTGTGGAATGACCCGCAGGGTGTCAGAGATTTTACAGTGACCATACCGCTATCTTCAATTGCAGCTGAACTCATCCCCGGATACAACATTTTTGAGTTTCGTGCCAGAGGAAAATGCGCTAATTCCGCTTTGAATGAATTTTCTGAGATCATCACTATAAAAATCTTTTATCTCGATTTTATGTGGAATGAGGAATTAAGCTCTCCGGTATGCCAGGATAATACGGTTTATGAGTTGACCGGTATACCCGAAGGAGGCTACTTTTCAGGAGAAGGTGTCATTGCTTCGACCACATTGTATAATCCCTCGCTGGCTACACCAGGTGTACATACCATCACTTATCATCTCCTCGTCGAGGGTGCGGAATATACCGTCGGTAAAGAATTAGAGCTCACGGCGCTCCCTGATTTTCAGCTCACCGGCGACCGTGAAGTCTGCCTCAATGAATACGATGTCAGCTATATAATCAGTCCCGGTCCAGCCGGTTATGATCAGATTACATGGGATAACATCGAAGGTGGCAGGATACAGTCACTCAGCGGGGATCATTCCCAGGCTATTATTCATTGGCATGGACAAGGATCTTTAAGTGAAATGCTTCGTACCGGTAAAATAACCGTCAAAATGGAAAAAGACGGCTGCATGACGTCTAAGGAATTCCTTATCGATATTGGGAATACTAAAGCTCCCGATACCTCTTTCATGATGCTTTACAACCATAATCTGTTACTTTGTTCCGACACCTCGGCAAACTATTTTTACTGGTATCAAAACGGTGAATTGCTTCAAACCACGCAGGTACCCTATTGCTTCCTGGGTGAATCTTTTGCACCTGCTGCCGGAGCTCAGTTTTATGTCATGACGGCTTTCGAACTCAATGATGCGGCCTGCCTCACACAATCAAATATTTATCTCTGGCCCGGCGATAAAAATATCGGATATACGCTAAATCAAAGTGACCTGGTGGTCTGCCCGAATCCCAATGATGGGAATTTTACCGTGATTATACCTGATATGGATAAGAACGAATACTTTATCACTGTTTCCGATTTAACGGGTAAAGTCATCACTTCCATGTCACTCAATCCTGCAACGGGCCGAAAAGAGTGCATGATACACGGCAATAACTGGCCTGCCGGTATCTATCTGTTACGACTGGAAGGATATGCAACTTCCTTGTATAAAAAAATCGTTATCAACAAATGA